In Desulfonispora thiosulfatigenes DSM 11270, the genomic stretch ATCTTGATGTAACAAAGGTTATCCAGTCATGGAAGGATAATATCACGGATACAGAAATCTCTGAAGCACTTCATATAGATTTGCTTAAACTTATGCAAATTAGGCAAGAGATTGAGGATACTCATAATAGAGAAAGAGAAAAAAGAAAAAGAAATTATTAAAAGGCAGCTTAGAAGCTGCCTTTCTTATTTTTCTTAAACATTATTAATCTTAATTTTTCTACTAGTTCTTGATACTTTTTATCATTATAATCTAAACTTAAAATTATTTTTTCGCAATCCGAACAGATAAATTGTCTAGATAAAAGAAAACCATCATTAATCCCTAACTGCGGAACCTTTTCACATAAAACACATTTCGGGAGTAAATTATTCTTTTTTTCAGCTTCTGGCTTATACGCCTTACTAGTTACATTGCCCATGTTTTCACGCTGCCTTCTTTAGTTTTTAATACTTAATTGTAATTTATGCTAAAAAGACAAATTTGACACAATCTTCTCATACAAATCTTTGATAAAAGAGATTTAATCCAAAGAAGGTTATCTACCTACTTAGTTTCACCTAAAGATTGTTGCACTAAATTAACTCCTTTTTCAAGAGCATTGAAATTTAATTCTCTTAATTCTGGTTTTTGCGCAAATTTATAGCCTAACTTTTCTTCTAAAGCATCCTTAATTCCTTCTAAAGGAACAATTTTAATTAAATTTACAAGAGCCCCTAAAATAATTATATTAAATACCCTTGGATGTAATTCAGTCCTTGCAACCTTTATAGCAGGAATAGGAATTACTCTGCCTACTTCCTTAGGTATATGTTTTGCAGCTTCTTCTATGTCCTCATCATAAATTAAAATAGTTTGATCATTTATATATTCACTTACTCTGATAATAGCTCTTTCGCTTAAGGCAATCACAATATCAGCCTTATTAAATTTAGGTGCCCCTATCTTGTCATCTGAAATTTGCACAAAAGATAAAGATACCCCTCCCCTTTGTTCTACACCAAAGTTAGGAATATAAAGTGCTTCCTTGCCAATTTTATTAGCAGCTTCAACCATTATATTTGCTACTGACTGAACTCCTTGTCCACCTTCACCTGCTAAAACAATTTTAAAGCCTTTCATTGCTTCACCTCCGCTTTCTGAGGTGTTTTAATTTCTCCAACCTTAAAATACTCTGTCATTTTATTTTCAATAAAGTCCCAAGTATCACTTGCATTGGTTCTCCAGTTTGTCGGACAACCTGATAAAGCTTCTACAAAAGAAAATCCATTACCATTAATTTGATTTTCTAAGGCACTTTTAATCATTTTCTTTAATTGTCTTAAATTAGCAACTGTCCCTCTAGCCACATATGCCCCTTCTCCAGTTATAGCTGCCACCATTTCTGGTCCTTGAGTAGGATTTCCTGTTATTTCTACATTACGTCCAAAAGGACAGGTTTCTGTTTTCATATTTGGTAAAGTAGTTGGAGACATTTGACCTCCGGTCATTCCATAGTTACAATTGTTAACTACTATTACAGTTAATTTCTCATTTCTAACAGCAGCATTCACTAAATGCTGTGACCCAATAGCATAGCCACCGCCATCGCCCATATAAGCTATACAAATTTTATCTGGTCTTACTCTTTTAATCCCGGTTAAAACTGGGTTAGTTCGACCGTGATGAGTTTGAATAGAATCTGTATTGAAAAAGTCCCAAGATAATAACGAACAACCAATATCACATCCAAAAATTACATCCTGTTGGATATTTAATTCATCTATACATTGGCCTAAAACCTTTAAAACCATTCCATGTCCACACCCTGGGCAGAACTTATGTGGCTTTGATGAAACCTTCCAAGATTTTGGCATATTTGGTGACATGTCCATATAGAGACCCCCTTTAAAAATTATTTGAGATATATTCAACTAACTCTTCAGTAGTAATACCAAGTCCTGGTCTTAAATAACTATCTATAGGTACATTCTTTTCATATAATTCACTTTTAACAATTTTCTCTAATTGACCTTGTGCGGATTCAACTACAAACAATCGTTTAGCTTTCTCGGTTGCTTTTTCTAATGCACACTTAGGAAAAGGTCTTAAAGTAATTGGTCTGAAATATCCTATTTTTTTGCCCTTTTTCCTTAATTCATTAACTGCTCCTCTAGCAGCCCTACTAACAACTCCATGAGAAACTATAATTAAATCTGCATCTTCACAATCAAACTCTTCATGCTCTACAATTTCAGGGGCTATTTTATTAAACTCCTCTACAGTTTTACTAATAATCTCGAATAACTCTTCTTCCGTATTAAAAGTATTACGTAATTGGCTTGGGTCTCGATCTACACCAGGTGAACCCGGGGAACCTAGAATTTGTTCTGTCGACACCATTTCTATACCCCTATGACTTGGATCATACATAGTTACTGATTCTCTCATTTTAGCTTGATATCCATCACCTAAAACAAAAGTAGGAAAGCGATACTTCCATGCTGTATTAAAGGCTTTAATTGTATAATCAAATAGTTCTTGGTGACTACTGGTAGAATAAACTATCCTCATTCCCTCACCATTACCACCAAAGCAAGTAAGGTTAACTTCTTGTTGTGAATAAATTACAGTTGCAGTAGAAGGACCTCCCCTTTGCTGAACAACAACGACTGTTGGTATACGCATCATTTCAGCCATGGCTAAAGGTTCTTGCATTAATACGTTTCCAGGTCCTGATGTAGCAGTAAAAGCCCTAGCACCTGCTAAGACACCCCCAATAGTAGCAAAACCTGCTGATATTTCATCTTCTGTTTGTAAAAACTTTTTATCATATTGAGGACAAATCCTTGTCCAGTAATGCATAATTTCATTTTGAGGTGTTATCGGATATCCATACATAATGTCTACATTAGCAGCGAGGGCTGCCCATGCAATAACTTCATTCCCTGTGACAAAAAACTTCTTTTCTCCCTCAAATAGCTTTTTACTCATAATTATGTACCTCCTTTTCATTAATAAATTTACCAAAAAGCACGTTGCATATAACGATTTAAAGGTCTAACTGGATTACCCAAGGAATCATATTGACCTATTTCCTTAAATCTAGCATCAACTGTTGTAGCTATTACTGGAAGATTCAATTCTTTAGCAGCAGCTGTTACTATCTTAGCTCCTTCTTCAATAAAGCCAATATCTGTATCTTTTCCTAAATGTGCATTATTTATTAGTCCATGTACAATTCCTAAGGTTTTTATATATTCAATAATTTGTCCTACTTCAGAAGTCATGGGTCTGCCTATATTTACTACTACGTATATTTTAAATTCTGGGTAACTAGCTTTATCTTCTATAAGATTAAGAGTTTTTGCTCCTTCAACTCCATATCCTATATCCATTACTACATCACCATCTAGACGCAAGGCCCACTTCATTTCACCTTTAAGAATAACTCCTGTTTCACCTAATCCTTCTGCATCTTTAGTTTTATGTGCCAAAACATTTAAACCTTTGTTCTCTAGTTCTTCTTTAAGTGGTCTTAAGGTATAAAAAGGTTCTACTAAATCTAAGTCAATTAAATTCACCTTTCTTTCTTCTTTTAGTAAGTCTAAAGCTCGATTTATCGAAACCTCACTTTTGCCACTTGCATACTCTCCAACATAGGCTTCAACAATACGCTCCAGTAAAATTACCCCCTAAAACAATCTTTTTTTCTTAGTATGTTCAAACAGATAGATATTATTAAAAATTTCCAAAAAAAAAGAACCTAAAAAATTATAGGTTCCTTAAGTCAGTAAAAAGTTCATGCAAACTAATAAAAGCATTCCTGGTAATCCTAATACTCCCACGCTCAGTACTGATATAGGATTAACTGGTAAATGTATACCCATGAAACTACCTAAATAATTGACAATCATTATCGCTACTAAACCTATAGCACAATTAACTACCAACTTTAGCGTCCATTGTATGGGTTTGTGCATTATTCTTACAACAGCAAAGATTAAAATTAGTAATAATAGCGCTGATAAGATTATTTTAGTATCCACTAATCCCATCCCCCTTAAAAGTTAATATCATATTAATTGATTTATATGATAGCTATTCCAATTTCATGCCTTGATTATGCCCTAATGGTGGGAACATTATTATTAATAATTTGTTCTCTTCCTGCTGCATCTAATAAATACATATATTTTCTTTCTGCTGCATCTAAACGATGTATTGCATGCTCTACTAACAGAGGATCAGTAACTTCCTTAAATAAATTTTGAGCATCCTCCCAATCCCTCTTAGCCTCTTCTACAACATCAATTAATGGTAACTCCCTTTGCTGCTCTTTTTTATTATCCATTAAACCATTAAACTTTCCTTCTAAAAAACTATAAGCCTTTTTTACATACATCTTTAGATCCTTATTCATAATAATTCCTCCAGGTCTCGTTTTTATTATATTATTCCCAAAACCCAAAAAAATTAACATAATTTAGAAATGAGTGCGATAAAAAAAGAACAACCCCTGTTGTTCTTAAGTTTTAAGTATAATTTAGCTTAAAATAAATTTATTCTAACCTTATTCTTGCCATCATTTTTTGCCCTATATAAAGCCTTATCAGCTGATTGATAGTAATTATCTATGCTTTCAATACCTGGCAATATTGATAATCCTAAGCTTGCCGTGATATTAATAGTAAATTCATTAACAATAAATTCATTTTTCATAATTATCTCTCTAAATCTATCAGCCACTATTTTGGCTTCTTCTAAGCTTACCCTAGATAAAAGTATAATAAATTCTTCTCCACCTAATCTGGCAATAGTATCCGATGCCCTAAGATTATTTTGTAAAAGCGTGGCTAATTGCTTTAAAACCTTATCGCCTACTGTATGACCGTAGGTATCATTAATATTTTTAAAATCATCAATATCTATCACTATTATATAAGACTCATATCCATAAAGTTTAATTGAGGCCATTTCCTTTTTAATTATTTCATCAAAAAACCTTCTATTGGGTAAATTCGTCAAAAAGTCATGATATGCCAATTGTTTTAATTGATTTTGTTGATTTTCAATTTTTCTTTGTTGCATTATTTTTAAAGAAAAATTTTGCCACATAAATAGAGAAAGAGCAAAACCAAGGGCTACTGCCAACAGTCCATTTACACGATTTGATAATAATAAGTCGCCGGAAGTGCAAGTAACTGAAATTATCTTACAATAAAAAGCAAATGACCCTAGGTAAATAAAAAATGAAATCAAAGG encodes the following:
- a CDS encoding sigma factor G inhibitor Gin; protein product: MGNVTSKAYKPEAEKKNNLLPKCVLCEKVPQLGINDGFLLSRQFICSDCEKIILSLDYNDKKYQELVEKLRLIMFKKNKKGSF
- a CDS encoding 2-oxoacid:acceptor oxidoreductase family protein; amino-acid sequence: MKGFKIVLAGEGGQGVQSVANIMVEAANKIGKEALYIPNFGVEQRGGVSLSFVQISDDKIGAPKFNKADIVIALSERAIIRVSEYINDQTILIYDEDIEEAAKHIPKEVGRVIPIPAIKVARTELHPRVFNIIILGALVNLIKIVPLEGIKDALEEKLGYKFAQKPELRELNFNALEKGVNLVQQSLGETK
- a CDS encoding thiamine pyrophosphate-dependent enzyme — translated: MDMSPNMPKSWKVSSKPHKFCPGCGHGMVLKVLGQCIDELNIQQDVIFGCDIGCSLLSWDFFNTDSIQTHHGRTNPVLTGIKRVRPDKICIAYMGDGGGYAIGSQHLVNAAVRNEKLTVIVVNNCNYGMTGGQMSPTTLPNMKTETCPFGRNVEITGNPTQGPEMVAAITGEGAYVARGTVANLRQLKKMIKSALENQINGNGFSFVEALSGCPTNWRTNASDTWDFIENKMTEYFKVGEIKTPQKAEVKQ
- a CDS encoding ferredoxin oxidoreductase — translated: MSKKLFEGEKKFFVTGNEVIAWAALAANVDIMYGYPITPQNEIMHYWTRICPQYDKKFLQTEDEISAGFATIGGVLAGARAFTATSGPGNVLMQEPLAMAEMMRIPTVVVVQQRGGPSTATVIYSQQEVNLTCFGGNGEGMRIVYSTSSHQELFDYTIKAFNTAWKYRFPTFVLGDGYQAKMRESVTMYDPSHRGIEMVSTEQILGSPGSPGVDRDPSQLRNTFNTEEELFEIISKTVEEFNKIAPEIVEHEEFDCEDADLIIVSHGVVSRAARGAVNELRKKGKKIGYFRPITLRPFPKCALEKATEKAKRLFVVESAQGQLEKIVKSELYEKNVPIDSYLRPGLGITTEELVEYISNNF
- a CDS encoding pro-sigmaK processing inhibitor BofA family protein; protein product: MDTKIILSALLLLILIFAVVRIMHKPIQWTLKLVVNCAIGLVAIMIVNYLGSFMGIHLPVNPISVLSVGVLGLPGMLLLVCMNFLLT
- a CDS encoding DUF2508 family protein is translated as MNKDLKMYVKKAYSFLEGKFNGLMDNKKEQQRELPLIDVVEEAKRDWEDAQNLFKEVTDPLLVEHAIHRLDAAERKYMYLLDAAGREQIINNNVPTIRA
- a CDS encoding GGDEF domain-containing protein; translation: MLKEVKYSHKINVFKDLILELIHNNNSILHDSVKENIKRIYYSTIIAVFVHTSVILYFLFIVPSDTFIQTNWKKGIILTHTCLLVLMVVIFLITYNLRNQQYLTFFTFILQYLFIVFIILAGVIITTIDQLITTSITPFILATVTTGTIFLIRPLISFFIYLGSFAFYCKIISVTCTSGDLLLSNRVNGLLAVALGFALSLFMWQNFSLKIMQQRKIENQQNQLKQLAYHDFLTNLPNRRFFDEIIKKEMASIKLYGYESYIIVIDIDDFKNINDTYGHTVGDKVLKQLATLLQNNLRASDTIARLGGEEFIILLSRVSLEEAKIVADRFREIIMKNEFIVNEFTINITASLGLSILPGIESIDNYYQSADKALYRAKNDGKNKVRINLF